Proteins encoded in a region of the Myxococcales bacterium genome:
- a CDS encoding RNA ligase family protein — translation MHKYPRTPHLAGSRLQPGDHDLDQVPLADLRGAYVVVEEKLDGANAGIALDARGRPRLQSRGHVLTGGPRERHFDLFKRWAAAHADALARVCADGATLYGEWLYAKHTVFYDRLPHYFLEFDLRDRAGAFWSTARRAAHLAACGAAAIVRSVPVLWQGRLDDPRRLPGLVAPSVYKSPRWRDALAAAAAAAAVAPETAARETDPDDAAEGLYLKVEDDGVVVARYKWVRASFLTSVVDSGSHWLARPIVPNGLADGVDLFEAP, via the coding sequence ATGCACAAGTACCCGCGCACGCCGCACCTCGCGGGCTCGCGCCTGCAGCCGGGCGACCACGATCTGGACCAGGTGCCGCTCGCGGACCTGCGCGGCGCCTACGTCGTCGTCGAGGAGAAGCTCGACGGCGCCAACGCCGGGATCGCGCTCGATGCCCGCGGCCGCCCGCGGTTGCAGAGCCGCGGCCACGTCCTGACCGGCGGCCCGCGCGAGCGTCACTTCGATCTGTTCAAGCGCTGGGCCGCGGCCCACGCCGACGCCCTGGCCCGGGTCTGCGCCGACGGCGCCACGCTCTACGGCGAGTGGCTCTACGCCAAGCACACGGTCTTCTACGACCGCCTGCCCCACTACTTCCTCGAGTTCGATCTGCGCGATCGCGCCGGCGCGTTCTGGTCGACGGCGCGCCGGGCCGCGCACCTGGCCGCGTGCGGCGCCGCCGCGATCGTGCGCAGCGTCCCGGTCCTGTGGCAGGGCCGGCTCGACGACCCGCGCCGGCTGCCGGGGCTGGTGGCGCCGTCGGTGTACAAGTCGCCGCGCTGGCGCGACGCGCTCGCGGCCGCCGCCGCCGCCGCCGCGGTCGCGCCCGAGACCGCCGCGCGCGAGACCGATCCCGACGACGCCGCCGAGGGCCTGTACCTGAAGGTCGAGGACGACGGCGTGGTCGTCGCCCGCTACAAGTGGGTGCGGGCCAGCTTCCTGACCAGCGTCGTCGACTCCGGCAGCCACTGGCTGGCGCGGCCGATCGTACCCAACGGCCTGGCCGACGGCGTCGATCTGTTCGAGGCGCCGTGA
- a CDS encoding AAA family ATPase — protein sequence MTAPRIVPLAAPAPGTPPSDAALADALAVVADAAALTATSQDPGFHAEGDVWLHTRMAVAALVADPAWAALDAAGRAITYAAVLFHDVGKATTTRHEPDGRISSRGHSARGEADVRAALWRAGWPWTWREHVCALVRWHQVPFFGVDRADATALAVRLSLALRHDWLTVVATADAAGRRCAAPDDQRRILDQCALWRTWCDELGVLTRPAIFADAHSRLIYLADTSGTRSREVPAFDDTVAEAVIVCGLPAAGKSSYLATRPELPQVSLDDLRDELDVDPADGQGAVIALARDRAREHLRAGRAFAWNATNLSRTLRAALLGLCRDYRFRTHLVYCEVDPAEQQRRNRARPAAAQVPARAIARMVERWTVPTLDEAHRVSYRVDGATGATAGLIWPPTG from the coding sequence GTGACCGCGCCGCGGATCGTGCCGCTGGCGGCGCCGGCCCCCGGGACACCGCCGTCCGACGCCGCGCTCGCCGACGCGCTGGCGGTCGTGGCCGACGCCGCGGCCCTGACCGCGACGTCGCAGGATCCCGGCTTCCACGCCGAGGGCGACGTCTGGCTGCACACGCGCATGGCGGTCGCCGCGCTCGTCGCCGATCCGGCCTGGGCCGCGCTCGACGCCGCGGGCCGCGCCATCACCTACGCGGCGGTGCTGTTCCATGACGTCGGCAAGGCCACGACCACGCGCCACGAGCCCGACGGGCGCATCAGCTCGCGCGGGCACAGCGCCCGCGGCGAGGCCGACGTGCGGGCCGCGCTGTGGCGGGCCGGCTGGCCGTGGACCTGGCGCGAGCACGTGTGCGCGCTGGTCCGCTGGCACCAGGTGCCGTTCTTCGGCGTCGACCGCGCCGACGCCACCGCGCTGGCGGTGCGCCTGAGCCTGGCGCTGCGCCACGACTGGCTGACCGTGGTCGCGACCGCCGACGCCGCCGGCCGGCGCTGCGCCGCGCCCGACGATCAGCGCCGGATCCTCGATCAGTGCGCCCTGTGGCGGACCTGGTGCGATGAGCTGGGCGTGCTGACCCGGCCCGCGATCTTCGCCGACGCCCACAGCCGGCTGATCTACCTGGCCGACACCTCGGGCACCCGCAGCCGCGAGGTGCCGGCGTTCGACGACACCGTCGCCGAGGCGGTGATCGTGTGCGGCCTGCCCGCGGCCGGCAAGTCGAGCTACCTGGCGACCCGGCCCGAGCTGCCGCAGGTGTCGCTCGACGACCTGCGCGACGAGCTCGACGTCGATCCCGCCGACGGCCAGGGCGCGGTCATCGCCCTGGCCCGGGACCGCGCCCGCGAACACCTGCGCGCGGGCCGGGCGTTCGCGTGGAACGCCACCAACCTGTCGCGGACGCTCCGGGCGGCGCTGCTGGGGCTGTGCCGCGACTACCGCTTCCGCACGCACCTGGTCTACTGCGAGGTCGACCCGGCCGAGCAGCAGCGCCGCAACCGCGCCCGCCCGGCCGCGGCCCAGGTCCCGGCCCGCGCGATCGCGCGCATGGTCGAGCGCTGGACCGTGCCGACCCTCGACGAGGCCCACCGGGTCAGCTACCGCGTCGACGGCGCGACCGGCGCGACCGCTGGCTTGATCTGGCCGCCGACGGGCTGA
- a CDS encoding wax ester/triacylglycerol synthase family O-acyltransferase, with translation MTMGHFERMTAGDATFLAVETPRAHMHVGAVAIFDGAPLTEPDGRLQFERVRDHLLGALAAFPRYRQRVVATPLLGQPVWVDDDHFDVAYHLRHTRLPLPGDERQLKRLAGRILSQRLDRAHPLWELWLVEGLDDGRIAIIAKVHHCLLDGVAGVSLLTALLRGTPDATVAPPTGWAPPRPGPAGPALVRAELAHRLAALGRGARALVTTRDRATWDRTRAAALGAAGLLRHGLVPASPTPLNARHIGPHRRFDVATLDLGRIKAVKDVLGGTVNDVVLAVVTGALARTLRRHGVAPADVPDFRALVPVNIRPDDARGALGNHVAMLLASLPIDGADPAARYQRVRETTRELKHHAGHTDGAALITRLADATVTGLAGAVFNTAIRLRAFNTVVTNVPGPPFPLWLLGARMQAIYPLVPLFETQGLGVALLSYAGRMFVGLNADWHGLDDLHDLALDLEAELDLLLELAASRRLAPPAEVARA, from the coding sequence GCGCGCGCACATGCACGTCGGCGCGGTGGCGATCTTCGATGGCGCGCCGCTGACCGAGCCCGACGGCCGGCTGCAGTTCGAGCGCGTGCGCGATCACCTGCTCGGCGCGCTGGCGGCGTTCCCGCGCTACCGCCAGCGCGTGGTCGCGACGCCGCTGCTCGGCCAGCCGGTCTGGGTCGACGACGACCACTTCGACGTGGCCTACCACCTGCGCCACACCCGCCTGCCGCTGCCGGGCGACGAGCGCCAGCTCAAGCGCCTGGCCGGGCGCATCTTATCGCAGCGGCTCGATCGCGCGCACCCGCTGTGGGAGCTGTGGCTGGTCGAGGGCCTCGACGATGGCCGGATCGCGATCATCGCCAAGGTCCACCACTGCCTGCTCGACGGCGTCGCCGGGGTCAGCCTCCTGACCGCGCTCCTGCGCGGCACCCCCGACGCCACCGTGGCGCCGCCGACCGGCTGGGCGCCGCCGCGGCCCGGGCCCGCCGGTCCGGCGCTGGTGCGGGCCGAGCTGGCGCACCGGCTCGCCGCGCTCGGGCGTGGCGCGCGGGCGCTGGTCACGACCCGCGATCGCGCGACCTGGGATCGCACGCGCGCCGCGGCGCTGGGCGCCGCGGGCCTCTTGCGCCACGGCCTGGTGCCGGCGTCGCCGACGCCGTTGAACGCGCGCCACATCGGCCCGCACCGTCGGTTCGACGTCGCCACGCTCGACCTCGGCCGGATCAAGGCGGTCAAGGACGTGCTCGGCGGCACGGTCAACGACGTCGTGCTCGCGGTCGTCACCGGCGCGCTCGCCCGGACGCTGCGGCGCCACGGCGTCGCGCCGGCGGACGTCCCCGACTTCCGCGCGCTGGTGCCGGTCAACATCCGGCCCGACGACGCCCGCGGCGCGCTCGGCAACCACGTCGCGATGCTGCTGGCGTCGCTGCCGATCGACGGCGCCGACCCGGCCGCGCGCTACCAGCGGGTGCGCGAGACCACCCGGGAGCTCAAGCACCACGCGGGGCACACCGACGGCGCCGCGCTGATCACCCGCCTCGCCGACGCGACCGTCACCGGCCTGGCCGGCGCGGTGTTCAACACCGCCATCCGTCTGCGCGCCTTCAACACGGTCGTGACCAACGTGCCGGGGCCGCCGTTCCCGCTGTGGCTGCTGGGCGCGCGGATGCAGGCGATCTATCCGCTGGTGCCGCTGTTCGAGACCCAGGGCCTGGGCGTGGCGCTGCTCAGCTACGCCGGGCGGATGTTCGTCGGCCTCAACGCCGACTGGCACGGCCTCGACGACCTCCACGACCTCGCGCTCGATCTCGAGGCCGAGCTCGACCTGCTGCTCGAGCTGGCGGCGTCGCGCCGCCTGGCGCCGCCGGCCGAGGTCGCCCGGGCGTGA